The nucleotide sequence TATGGCTATTGAAACCACTGAAGAAGTCAAAGCGATCGCGCGATACATTCGGATGTCTCCTCATAAGGTGCGTCGGGTGCTTGACCAGATTCGGGGGCGTTCCTATCGGGAAGCGCTGATTATTCTGGAGTTTATGCCTTACCGTGCCTGTGAGCCGGTGCTGAACGTGCTCCGCTCAGCCGTCGCCAATGCTGAACACAATCTGGGGCTTGACCCGGCTAAGCTAACGGTCAGTCAGGCATTTGCGGATCAAGGGCCATCACTCAAGCGCTTCCGGCCTCGCGCTCAAGGTCGCGCTTACCAAATTCGGAAGCCAACCTGTCACATTACCGTGGCTGTGGCTCCTGCATTAGAAGACTAATTTAGAAAGCAGGAGCGGTTTTGGATTTTGGATTTTAGATTTTAGATTCAATCCAAAATCCAAAATCTGAAATCTAAAGTCGTTAGAGGACGCATCCGTGGGACAAAAAATACATCCAGTCGGTTTTCGTTTAGGTGTCACCCAAGAACACCGCTCGCGCTGGTTTGCCGATTCCAATCGTTATCCAGAAGTTTTGCAAGAGGATCACAAAATCCGCAAGTACGTGCAGAAAACCCTCAGTAATGCAGGGATTTCTGAAGTGCGTATTGAACGCAAAGCTGACCAGATCGATCTAGAAGTCCGCACAGCCCGACCCGGCGTCGTTGTGGGACGGGGTGGCCAAGGTATCGAAAGTTTACGCACCGGCCTTCTAGAAATGCTCGGTGGCGGCAACCGCCAAATCCGCATTAATGTTGTGGAAGTGGCTAGAGTAGACGCCGATGCAGCGTTAATTGCCGAATACATCGCCGGACAATTAGAGCGGCGGGTTTCCTTCCGACGAGTTGTGCGCCAAGCCATCCAACGCGCCCAAAAAGCCGGTGTGGAAGGCATCAAAATACAAGTCAGCGGTCGCCTTAACGGCGCAGAAATCGCCCGCACCGAATGGACTCGCGAAGGAAGAGTGCCCCTGCACACCTTACGCGCAGACATTGACTACTCCTACTGCACCGCCAAAACCATTTATGGAATTCTTGGCGTCAAAGTTTGGGTTTTCAAAGGCGAAATCATTCCCGGACAGCAAGACGTGGCTCCGACAAACGTGGCTCAGCCCAAGCGCCGGCAACAGCGACGCCGCCAGCAGTTTGAAGACCGCTCAAATGAAGGATAACTGTAAAACCTCATCAGTTATCTGTTGGGACTGTCAGCGGTCAGCGGTCAGCGGTCAGCCGCCAAAAGGATCACAGCCAACGACTGACAGCTGAGCGCCCGCAGCCGGCATTCTTAGAACTGACAACTGACAACTGACAAATCATGTTAAGTCCTAAAAGAACAAAATTCCGCAAGCAGCAGCGCGGACGGATGACAGGTCAGGCAACTAGGGGCAACACACTCAACTTTGGCGAGTTTGCCCTCCAAGCGCTAGAGCCGTCCTGGATCACCTCCCGCCAAATTGAAGCCAGCCGTCGTGCCATGACCCGCTACATTCGCCGGGGTGGCAAAATCTGGATTCGCATTTTCCCAGACAAACCCGTAACCATGCGGGCTGCCGAAACCCGGATGGGTTCCGGTAAAGGTTCGCCAGAATTCTGGGTAGCCGTGGTCAAACCCGGTCGAATTCTCTTTGAAATTGGGGGCGTCACTGAAGAGATAGCCCGTGAAGCAATGCGCTTGGCTGCCTATAAGCTGCCCATCAAAACAAAGTTCATCTCGCGTGAAGAGGAGCAGTCATAGAATATGCCTTTTCCCAAGATTGAAGAAGCAAGAAGCTTAAGTGACGAGGAACTGGGTGAGGAAATTTTGGCTGTCAAACGCCAATTGTTTGAATTGCGGTTGCAGCAAGCGACTCGCCGGTTAGAAAAATCCCATCAGTTCAAGCACGCCCGACATCGGTTGGCCCAGCTGATGACTGTAGAATCCGAGCGCATGCGGTCATCCACGCAACAAGTCCCCTCACAAGCGGCAACC is from Microcoleus sp. FACHB-68 and encodes:
- the rplV gene encoding 50S ribosomal protein L22, coding for MAIETTEEVKAIARYIRMSPHKVRRVLDQIRGRSYREALIILEFMPYRACEPVLNVLRSAVANAEHNLGLDPAKLTVSQAFADQGPSLKRFRPRAQGRAYQIRKPTCHITVAVAPALED
- the rpsC gene encoding 30S ribosomal protein S3, which translates into the protein MGQKIHPVGFRLGVTQEHRSRWFADSNRYPEVLQEDHKIRKYVQKTLSNAGISEVRIERKADQIDLEVRTARPGVVVGRGGQGIESLRTGLLEMLGGGNRQIRINVVEVARVDADAALIAEYIAGQLERRVSFRRVVRQAIQRAQKAGVEGIKIQVSGRLNGAEIARTEWTREGRVPLHTLRADIDYSYCTAKTIYGILGVKVWVFKGEIIPGQQDVAPTNVAQPKRRQQRRRQQFEDRSNEG
- the rplP gene encoding 50S ribosomal protein L16 gives rise to the protein MLSPKRTKFRKQQRGRMTGQATRGNTLNFGEFALQALEPSWITSRQIEASRRAMTRYIRRGGKIWIRIFPDKPVTMRAAETRMGSGKGSPEFWVAVVKPGRILFEIGGVTEEIAREAMRLAAYKLPIKTKFISREEEQS
- the rpmC gene encoding 50S ribosomal protein L29, with the protein product MPFPKIEEARSLSDEELGEEILAVKRQLFELRLQQATRRLEKSHQFKHARHRLAQLMTVESERMRSSTQQVPSQAATQE